A part of Arthrobacter dokdonellae genomic DNA contains:
- a CDS encoding DUF4282 domain-containing protein, producing MKALFDLSFTRFISPSIAKIVYVLIMVVIGLAYLAAVIVSFRANVVFGLFVLIIVGPIVALLYLVLARVGLESLIAAIRTAENTAELVRLNGGGQPFAPPAASGNYPNDPQYPPVPPAPRF from the coding sequence TTGAAGGCACTCTTTGACCTGTCATTTACCAGGTTTATCTCACCCAGCATCGCCAAGATCGTTTATGTCTTGATCATGGTGGTCATCGGCCTGGCCTACCTGGCCGCCGTGATCGTCTCCTTCCGGGCCAATGTCGTGTTCGGGCTGTTTGTGCTGATCATCGTGGGCCCGATCGTGGCGCTGCTCTACCTGGTCCTGGCAAGGGTGGGGCTGGAATCGCTGATTGCGGCCATCCGTACGGCGGAGAACACGGCGGAGCTCGTCCGGCTCAACGGGGGAGGCCAGCCGTTCGCGCCGCCCGCGGCGTCCGGCAACTACCCCAACGATCCCCAGTATCCGCCGGTTCCGCCCGCCCCGCGGTTCTAG
- a CDS encoding mechanosensitive ion channel family protein, whose translation MADLESAITPVLAILAAVAAAVLLTLAARVVANYAFRKVPGFAGRSAKARLPVFGVLALIGTRVALSATASGRGWFPAVDFVTMTALIAALCWLALVSLGIAERLVLRHFTARSKDNRRLRRLTTQVTLGRRFIAALLITLAVAGLLLTIPEVRALGTGLLASAGLISIVAGLAVQSSLSNVFAGVQLAFTDAIRIDDVVVVEGLWGRIEEITMTYVVVRVWDERMLILPSTYFTTTPFENWTRNSPKIMGSVELDVDWQTPVAELRGHLDAVLAGTPLWDGRTGNLAVTDAVNGVVRIRVVVSAQDSGALWDLRCLVREALLSHVQQSQSVSIPRQRWEMIDTGK comes from the coding sequence ATGGCAGACCTTGAAAGTGCAATCACACCTGTCCTGGCCATCCTCGCCGCCGTGGCCGCGGCGGTGCTCCTGACCCTGGCGGCACGGGTCGTCGCGAACTACGCATTCCGCAAGGTGCCCGGGTTCGCCGGCCGCTCGGCAAAGGCCAGGCTCCCCGTCTTCGGGGTGCTGGCGTTGATCGGCACCCGGGTTGCGCTCTCGGCCACGGCATCGGGCAGGGGCTGGTTCCCCGCCGTCGACTTTGTCACGATGACGGCACTCATCGCCGCCCTGTGCTGGCTGGCCCTGGTCTCCCTGGGCATCGCCGAGCGGCTGGTGCTGCGCCACTTCACGGCACGGAGCAAGGACAACCGCAGGCTGCGCAGGCTCACAACGCAGGTCACGCTGGGGCGCCGCTTCATCGCGGCCCTGCTGATCACCCTGGCCGTGGCCGGGCTGCTGCTGACCATCCCGGAGGTGCGGGCCCTGGGGACGGGGCTGCTGGCCTCCGCCGGGCTCATCTCCATCGTTGCCGGCCTGGCGGTCCAAAGCTCCCTCTCGAACGTCTTTGCCGGCGTCCAGCTTGCCTTCACCGACGCCATCAGGATCGACGACGTCGTGGTGGTGGAGGGCTTGTGGGGCCGGATCGAGGAGATCACCATGACCTACGTGGTGGTGAGGGTCTGGGACGAACGGATGCTCATCCTGCCCTCCACCTATTTCACCACCACGCCCTTTGAAAACTGGACCCGCAACAGCCCCAAGATCATGGGCAGCGTGGAGCTGGACGTGGACTGGCAAACGCCGGTGGCCGAGCTCCGCGGGCACCTGGACGCCGTGCTGGCGGGCACGCCGCTGTGGGACGGGCGCACCGGAAACCTTGCGGTTACCGACGCCGTCAACGGGGTGGTCCGCATCCGTGTGGTGGTCAGCGCCCAGGACAGCGGCGCGCTGTGGGACCTCAGGTGCCTGGTGCGTGAAGCCCTGCTCTCCCATGTCCAGCAGTCCCAGTCAGTCTCCATCCCCCGCCAGCGCTGGGAGATGATCGACACGGGGAAATAG
- a CDS encoding formate/nitrite transporter family protein, with protein MDDEQRRRELGDNEAPVEEELETTFDRIVEEGAQRLHRTWSSVLVTGLFGGIEVGLGVMAYLAVKHETGSNLLAGLAFGIGFIALLLAKSELFTEGFLVPVAAVAAKEARPGQLFKLWGGTLGANLAGGWIFMWLVMLAFPEWRDTVAESAAHYALAPLSWQTAALAVLGGSTITLMTRMQHGTDSIPAKIAAAVGGGFLLAGLPLFHSVLDSLLIFGAIQSGAPFGYVQWLGWFWYTALLNVAGGLLLVTVLRLVRTKELVKERRSESEGAAQ; from the coding sequence ATGGACGATGAGCAACGCAGGCGCGAGCTGGGCGACAATGAGGCGCCGGTCGAGGAAGAACTGGAGACCACCTTTGACCGCATTGTCGAGGAGGGCGCCCAGCGGCTGCACAGGACGTGGTCCTCGGTCCTGGTGACGGGCCTGTTTGGCGGCATTGAGGTGGGGCTGGGCGTGATGGCCTACCTGGCGGTGAAGCATGAGACAGGCAGCAACCTGCTGGCCGGCCTGGCGTTCGGCATCGGCTTCATCGCGCTCCTTTTGGCCAAGAGCGAACTTTTCACCGAGGGGTTCCTGGTCCCCGTCGCCGCGGTCGCCGCCAAGGAGGCACGCCCGGGCCAGCTGTTCAAACTCTGGGGCGGCACGTTGGGGGCAAACCTCGCCGGCGGCTGGATCTTCATGTGGCTGGTCATGCTGGCCTTCCCCGAATGGCGCGACACGGTCGCCGAATCCGCTGCCCACTACGCCCTGGCGCCCCTGTCCTGGCAGACCGCTGCGCTGGCCGTGCTGGGCGGAAGCACCATCACGCTCATGACCCGGATGCAGCACGGAACCGACTCGATCCCGGCCAAGATCGCCGCCGCGGTCGGGGGCGGATTCCTGCTCGCTGGGCTGCCGCTCTTTCACTCCGTGCTGGATTCGCTGTTGATCTTCGGTGCCATCCAGTCCGGCGCCCCCTTTGGCTACGTGCAGTGGCTCGGCTGGTTCTGGTACACGGCGCTGCTCAACGTGGCCGGCGGGCTGTTGCTCGTGACGGTGTTGCGGCTGGTGCGCACCAAAGAGCTCGTCAAGGAGCGGCGTTCGGAATCCGAGGGCGCGGCGCAGTAG